Genomic DNA from Carnobacterium divergens DSM 20623:
GTACTTTAGGATGGTCAATGTGTTTTCCACCATTTAGCATTAACGCGATTAAGTGTAGCAATTCTACAACATTGGCTGTTTTTACAACAATTAGTGAAAAATAACCATCATCTAAATGGGCATCTGGTGCGATTTGTTCAAAACCGCCAACAGAATTGGTTAGTCCTAGTAGAAACATGGAGGCCTTTCCTTCAAAAACCCCTTCATCATACTCGATTTTCATTGGAATTGGTTTGATTCTTGGCAACATTTCTGCGCCTTTTACTAAATAAGCTAAATAGCCAAAAACTGATTTTAATTGGGATGGAACGTCATAGGTCAGTTCCGTTAAGTAACCGCCACCTGCAATGTTGATAAAATAGGTGTCATTTGCTTTTCCAATGTCCATTTTCACCGTTTGTTTCTTTGTGATAACTCTAGCAGCTGCAACTACATCATTTCTAGGAATATGAAGTGCTCGTGCGTAATCATTTGTGGTTCCCGCCGGAATAATGGCCATTTTCGGACGGTTTTCAAGTCCAGCAATGCCATTAACCACTTCATTGATCGTTCCATCGCCACCAGCTGCTACAATCAATTCAAAGCCATCCTTTGCTGCTCGTTCAGCTTCATTTCTGGCAGAATTAGGCTCTGGCGTCGTGGCATAAGCACTTGTTTCATAACCCTCAGCTTCAAGAATTTGTAAGATGTCGACTAAATTTTTCTTTAAGACTTCTCTTCCTGAAGTTGGATTGTAAATGACTCTTGCTCTCATATAAATCCTCCTCATGGAAAGTTTCCTCTCCAATATAACTTCTATCGTTTACTTAATTCTTGATTTAACAATTGGTTCACAACGCCTGGATTCGCTTGTCCTTTTGTCGCTTTCATGATTTGGCCTACTAAGAAACCAACTGCACGATCTTTCCCATTTTTGAAATCTTCAATTGATTGTGCGTTGTTATCTAAGACTTCATTTATCATTGGCAATAGTTGTGCTGGATCTGATAGTTGGACTAACCCCTTAGCTTCAACGACTTTCTTCGCATCTCCACCGTTTAGGATTAATTCACGGAAAACTTTTTTCGCAATTTTAGAACTAATTGTTCCATCAGCGATTAACGTAATCATACCTGCTAAGTTGGAAGGTGTTAATTTTGTATCGGCTAATTCAAGTCTTTCGCTGTTTAAATAGGCAGAAACTTCACCCATCAACCAGTTAGACGCTTGTTTTGCATCTGCATTTTCTGCTAATGTTGCTTCAAAGAAATCAGACATTTCTTTTGTTAACGTTAGTACCATAGCGTCATATTCAGGTAAACCAAGCTCTTCGACATAACGTTTGCGACGAGATGCTGGCATTTCTGGAATGGCATTTTTAACGCGTTCAATCCACTCGTCATCAATGACGAAATTAGGAAGATCTGGTTCTGGGAAATAACGGTAATCACTTGAACCTTCTTTA
This window encodes:
- a CDS encoding diacylglycerol kinase, coding for MRARVIYNPTSGREVLKKNLVDILQILEAEGYETSAYATTPEPNSARNEAERAAKDGFELIVAAGGDGTINEVVNGIAGLENRPKMAIIPAGTTNDYARALHIPRNDVVAAARVITKKQTVKMDIGKANDTYFINIAGGGYLTELTYDVPSQLKSVFGYLAYLVKGAEMLPRIKPIPMKIEYDEGVFEGKASMFLLGLTNSVGGFEQIAPDAHLDDGYFSLIVVKTANVVELLHLIALMLNGGKHIDHPKVLYTKTKMVKAQPLDDSKMMINLDGEYGGDAPMTFTNLIQHIEMFGDVDAIPNDAVTAEDEAFEDAEEAFIKEVEGLTDEDINGDGIISKPESEEKN